Part of the Quercus lobata isolate SW786 chromosome 6, ValleyOak3.0 Primary Assembly, whole genome shotgun sequence genome, acTTGATTAGTACATATGTGGATTTTTATTAGGTGCAGGACTTGATTCGGGTGGTGGTGATGTGTCATCGGAGCTCTCAGGTGCCAAGAAACGTCGGTTCCCAGACCTTAGAGGTAAACAACATGACAACACCCCTAATACTTTGACggctaaatttttgtttttatttttatttttatttttttaatgtgtagtaaattagattaattaaattaaaacatcCAGTTACGTAGTTACATTAACGAgtgatacatatatatttttcaaggacaattaaatttaaggctaaattacaaattgtaaGCTCTAACTTTGcctaataattaaattagttCTCTAACTTCATTTTCGTTAAATTTTGTCCCTTAACTTTCAATTGGACATCTAATTACCTAGTTACATTAACAagtgagatatatatatttttcttcaaggacaattaaatttaactttGCCTGAAATTGAGATTAGTCCTcttaagtttatttttgttaaattcaGTCTCTCaactttcaattttcttcaattcAAACCTCTTTTATTTCTCTGTTAGAATTGTGCcgttaacttttaacttttttcaaTACAACTACACTGTTTTGGGAGTCCTTAAAAGCAAGATTGAATAAAGttggatattaaaatattgaattgaatgaaagtgaagttagagaattaaattgaattttaggcaAAGTTAAAAGgtacaatttgtaatttagcttaaatatttgacatttaattgaaaaacataatatattaaggctttgtacctaaattttaccCTACCTTTATACTATTAAGGAGGACAAACACCCCAAAATGCAATTTCCTTAGTGTTTAATACTTGGAAATTCAGTTTCCTGTGTGTTTAATGCTCAGAATACATGTTGGACGCCTCTAGAAATATCATGCACATTTGTTATTAGTTAGTTGGGAgggaaacaatattttaaaatattcttttgattttagacatctttttaaagattttactagtagttattgttttttagagcataatataaacaaaaaatatgtccaacaataaataaaacatatgtgggagggagggagggattATCCCTGTTTCAAGCATATTATAATTTGTACAGAAATTATTGGAATAGATACTAAACATGTCTATACTCTTTTAAGTGTTGCACAGATGTTTTACACTGACAATGACAACATCATGTCATGATATCTTAAAGTATATTGCAATGGCCTTGTCTTATTGTTGCTCATGTGCTTGCAGGAGAAACCAACGGAAAATCCCTTGAAGCCATGGTGAGTTTTGAACTCTCTACCTTTTTGTTCTTAGACACACTAAGAACCATTACAGAGCCTTGTGGGAATTAATTGTAATAGCATTTGGATCCACATGCAGCaacatctttattttttagatcTCACTTTAACAGTAGTGGCTAAAGTTAATCTGTCTAGTTTGTTAGGACATCTCAAACATGTCATATTCCTGGGATGAATATCATTGTTGGTGTTTGCGCAGTTCATTCATTGGCATTTACTCTTGGTCATTGTTTATGTGATCAATGCTTGATTTAATGGTTTGGTCTTGTAACCATGATTTTCAGGTGAAGAATACAGGAAAAGAATCTTTGCAGTGGGGTAAGCCTACATGGCCATACTCaaaatgattttgtttgtttgtttgttttgttttgaatatTTCAGCATCAAAAGGATTGAATGTAAACTGGAGTCACTAGAGTTGCCTGAGTTTAAGCTTAAATTGTATGTTTACTTGCTTGTTTTGACTCTTGGCAAGAATTCATATGTTATTGAAGGTCTTCTTTTCTACAGTTGAGACTGAAGTTGCCCAAGTTTAGATTAAATTGAATGCTCACTTGCTTGTTAGGCAAGAATTCATATGTTATTGAAGGTCTTCTTTTCTAAAGTTGAGACCAAAGTTGTCCAAGTTTAAGATTAAATTGAATGCTTGCTTGTTTCGATTCTTGACAAGAATCCATATGCtattgaatgttttttttttttttttttttttttttctaatattgaaATAAGAACAATGTTAAAAGGCATTAGCAAGCATTAGCAATTTTACTAAAGAATGCTTACAAATTGATATAACAAAGAATGTGATTGGTCTCACATTAGCAAcatgataaataaattaattaaatttttttttttggtgtataaAAGTTTAACACATCAGTTTGTAGTTTGTAAGATTTACGTAATGATATTTATGCTATCCCTAGCACCattattgaaataaaagttttgatttAAGTCACAAACTAAAGCAGCCtggtttttttaattggttGTTGTTGCAATGTGCATGATTCAACATACGTTTGCTAACATATAATGGGAGGGTGGAGCTAACACTAACAGTTTGTTTTCTACTGTAGGACTGGCTGCTGGAGTGTATTCAGGTCTCACTTATGGGCTAAAGGAGGCTCGTGGATCTCATGATTGGGTAATGTTCACATTCATGATGATTATATCTGTCATCTCACAATACTATGGATAATATCTGCTTTAAATTCCTGGTGAACTGGCTTATCtgtgtactctctctctctctcccccatGTTTATTTTCATAGTTTCTTAATTCTTGTGAAGACATTAAATTAGCAAATGTAGATCTgtatatgatatgattgttGATAAATAAACACACGTCTCAAATGATAAAACTACGAGGAAATggttaatttaatcatttaaccattattttaacTCTTTTCTCATGTGTAGATTCAAACTTCCACTACTTCCACTTAATAAGTGGGGTCTCAAGTCCAACAtgtaaaaatttaaacttttcaCATGTCGGCGTAGGCTTCCTTGCTTTGATACTATGATAAACAATCCCCTGTCCCAAAGGCCTAATTAATTGGGAGATGATGAATTGTAATATGTAACCATTGTTCTAACAATTGCGGTTTGAGACTAGGCAACAGGCAGAGCTTCTCATCTGAAAATTAATTCAGTAACTTTGTTGATTTCGTTAAGCTTTATTTTGCTGCAGAAAAACAGTGCAGTTGCAGGAGCAATAACAGGGATGGCATTGGCACTTACATCTGAGGGCTCCTCACATGAGCAGATTGTGCAATGTGCAATCACTGGAGCTGCAATTTCCACTGCTGCAAATCTTCTTACTGGGATATTTTAAGCCCACCAAAGAAATGTAGCTGCCTTCCTGTTTTACTTTGATATGTTATTGTCGGTACTTGTCTAAGAACGTTGTTGCTAGGATTTTCCTTGAGAAGGTCTTTTCCCTTAATTATTATAAAGGTTTTGGCACTTTCTTGGACTGGtatgttctttcttttgtgagcactttttcccccctttttgaAGTAAGTTggaataataattaaataattgaatTCACCCTTTCCAAGTAGCTAGCTATTTAGGACTAGTGGTAATTTTATCATGGTTTTGATAGCTTGAAAGTCTTCATGATGTCATCTTACTATCTTGGGCACTGAATCGTCCAAAATGCTTTATTTGGTTTCAATTTGGAGGAGCTGTAttcatttgcttttttttttttttttttccttcttctttagcAAATTTAACAGTACCAAGGCTAACCTCTGAGCATTTCAAATCATGTGAAGACAGTGGCTGTTTGATGATATACTCATATCTGTGGCTAATGTTCAATATTATTGGGATATCGGTGGTTAGCTCTTTGAATCTCTTTTAGACTCATTCCAGATTACATTTTTGACTGCATACAAGTCAAAATTTGTTCATGCATGGATAATTCATCAAATTTGTGTGTTGTCTCtcgtttatttttcaatattaaatacttactagttttttttttggtaattgctAGCATTAGAATGCATTGTTTGGCACTTTGTTAACACTAAAATATATTCCAATCTCAAACATCAATTTGTACAAGGCCATCacatcaacaaaaattttattttaacactaAAATCTATATCAATCAGAAACATAAATTAGTCTAAGAACCCTTATAAGGGCCAATCAAATCcacaaaaattatgttttaacaCTATATTCTATACCAATCACAAAAATCTAGAACGGGCCGAGTTTATGATTAAGGAATTGTCTGCTTGCTGAAAAACTGCTTACATTTCCTCCTGTCATGATTCTGTActtgttgtttttgctgttTATGGTTGCTGTTTAGGGAGATTAAAACCCGCAGGAAATAAAGCACCTGCTTGTGCGAGTTGATGAAGACTGAACCAGTTATAGTTGCTGTTTAGGGAGATGTGGTGGTTGCTGTTTAGGGTGATTAAAGCCCACAAGAAATGATTGCTGTCTAGGGAGATTAAAACCTGTGGGAAATAGATCACCTACTTGTGTGAGTTGATGAAGAAACTCCTGGTGCATAgatcaaaggttttttttgggAAAGCATCTCTCATAGGGCAATTTTCACTTGAATTTTTGGCATGGACCCGACTCGAGCATTCATATAACCCACCCAAGACCCTTTGCGTCAGGTCGGATCGGACGGGTTTTTGCTCACCcctaattacaatctaaaatgagatttttaataaACATTATTAGTTTCTTCCAATATCTCAATAGTGGTACTTGATCAACACTTCTTTGCAAAGCCATCAATTTGATATAggtattttttctttaaacaacTTTAGCCTTGAttgagttggtttttttttcttaaataccACTAtgatcatgtcaaaatcatgaaACATTAACTATGATATTGACATGTTAAatgcattttattcaaaatatggCCATATTGCTATGAAGATTTTTCATATGCCtagaatattttaaatataaaataaaaagtctaaAAATAGTGTAAATTCTAAATGGTGCTATTTCTATTAAATACCACAATTCAGCTTTGACTAGATTATTTTCAAACTTTGCTCAAATTCATGGTCCTTAAAAAATAGGACATAGTCTAGGACCAACTAAAAACATTTTGGGGTCAAGCACAAatgtaaaatgtattattattaaagctGTACAAAAACATGCTCTAACCACACCTAAGCCTATCACAAAATATGGTTGCCGCACTGCTAATTGCGGTAGAGGTGCAAAAACCAATGCAGTGCAATTTGTGCTTCTGTTTTTAGAAAACCACAAAATCTGCACCACACCTGTTAATATATAAGttagattttatatttaatatataatttatatttagtatattaagcatgagatgggttcaagttacacctggtgtaactctttaaaattacacattttttaaaccattggatttatgTAGATCTAAACGTTAAAAAAGACACTCATTAATACTAATATTCTGATTAGGATCTCATTAATTATCCCTTATTTATTGCATTCCATACATAtctctaaacttaaaaaaacacaaaaaagtatatgtttttctataaatttttttccaccgtttctcaaaaaaaaaaagtccaaaataatatatatatatatatatatatatgaaataccAAAATAATAAGTATGCTAATAGTCCATTGGCATATGCAAGATGCAGAAAAAAGGCCAccttggtatatatatatatatgaaataccAAAATAATAAGTATGCTAATAGTCCATTGGCATATGCAAGATGCAGAAAAAAGGCCACCTTGGTGCTGCAATAATTCATTATACAATCCTTTAAAAGTTGGGAACCACACACATGGTTCGACTACAACAGTTCTACCATGAATCTAAGATTACTTGGTGATTGAAATTACTGCTGAATgctgacaaaaaaaaaattataaggagTAGTCTTCAATTTGGGAAGTTTTTAACAAATTCGGTAAAACAAACTATATCAAATAGCTTAATCAATTAAAaccgtcttcttcttcttcttcttttatttttatatttttatacttgCTTATAAAGagttaaaccaaaaaataaaattcacaaaTTATCCTAACCCTAAACTTGCCACAAACGCAAAAAACATGTCCTATATATGTCACTCATTatgcatatataattttttataattatacaatctttttttctttttttttctcactagaTGAAATACATAGATTTCAAGTATGTTGGTTGAAGAATTAATATGAATATTGTTTTCTTTCGGAACTAATATTATGAAGTTGCCAAGAACTTAGAGATTAGATTATATGGTTTGATGATATATGCTTTGCTTTCTTAATGACATATATTTTTCTGGTTTATGGTAGAGACTTGGAATGTAACCAGTAGTTACTCACAATTTGAAGCTTCACGTACTCCAAAATGTTGTGTTTCTTGGTTTGCATTCTAGATTCCACAACAgtaccaagttttttttttttttttttttttttttttttttttttttttaaagtttagagatAGGTATGGAATGCAATAAATAAGAGATAATTAATGAGATCCTAATcagaatattagcattaatgagtttcttttttgaccgttggatctacttaaatctaatggtttaaaaaaagtgtaactctaaagagttacaccaggtgtaacttgaacccatctcattaAGCATATATctaacatatattttatatgagatgggttcaagttacacctggtgtaattCTTATggagttacaccttttttatACCGTAGATTTCTAATAGATCCAATGGTTGGAAAAATAGcattaaatgattattttgtttctcttccTTATTTATGACAAATtaattctatcattttttttctctctctttcttacccaatataaaatgaaattctcttcttctctctcacgGTCTCacctattttctctctcttgcttacccaataaaaaacaaaattccgtGCTTTCTTTCACCGTAATCTGGGTAGAGgaagaaaagataaaacaaaatgatttttttatgaagtttACTTGTACAATATTTGCTCCACCCAAAACACCGGCTCGTACAATATACTGCAACAGCTTCTAAAACAGGCATTAGTCTATCTAATTCTTCTTCAGCGGATATCCTAGAGGCCATTGGCCGTGTAGATTGAGCACCAATATTGATCATATCAGCCCCTTCAGAAATCATCAAGCGGGCCTGAATAACTGCAACCTCCACAGAGACAAACTTTCCTCCATCACTAAAACTATCTAGGGTCACATTAAGGATACCCATGACAGAGGTTCTCTGTGACCAGTCCCATAAACCacttttaattggattctcaaagAAAACTAAACATAATTTGGACATCCTAGTGGGATTACCAAACATCCGTGCCGAGATTGCAAGAAAAAGTTTCGGTGTCTCTCATGCTCCCATGCTGATTAGACccttcaaaaagaaattttttggtcACATTTGCTCTCGAATTGCTGTAGATGAGACAAATTCTGCCACAATTGCTTGTGTCACTACCGGTGTTTTGGGTGGAGCAAATATTGTACGTGATTTGAGTTAAGTTTTGTATGAGGCTTTGCTTTGTCTCTGTGGCTGTCACCTCTACCCGTAAagttttctatcatttttttttaagagagtatGTGAATTAGGAAATTAGGAAAACTGAAACCCCAAAACCatttgaaacacaaaacaagtctaacaaagaagaaaaaatgttgtctaacaacaaaaattttaggaagaatgggacaccattaaacaaaatccAATGAGATCTATGGAAAGTAATAAATGAGGATAGAGAAAACTATTATTAATTAGGTAAATAAGGTGGAAAGAAATAATCATTTAATGCTATTTTTCTGACCGTTTGATCTATTAGAAATCTACGGTACAAAAAAGGTGTAACTTTATaaaagttacaccaagtgtaacttgaacccatctcattttatatatgtttttaatatatatgaaatcaaCCAAATTGCATCGCACTGCATGGTGATTGATCTATTAAGGTGAGGTGCAGTAAGGGTTTTGGGCAAACCACACTGCACGATGTGATGCTAAATATGACCCAAAACCACACTAAACAACATCGTGAACACAACCAAttattacttaatattttataagagaTACATTAATTAGAAAAGAgaatctaatattt contains:
- the LOC115994830 gene encoding outer envelope pore protein 16-2, chloroplastic, with protein sequence MSSSSSNLEKRSLLDELSSFEKGGFFDLGHPLLNRIAESFVKAAGIGAIQAVSREAYFTAIEGAGLDSGGGDVSSELSGAKKRRFPDLRGETNGKSLEAMVKNTGKESLQWGLAAGVYSGLTYGLKEARGSHDWKNSAVAGAITGMALALTSEGSSHEQIVQCAITGAAISTAANLLTGIF